The following proteins come from a genomic window of SAR202 cluster bacterium:
- a CDS encoding riboflavin biosynthesis protein RibD yields MGKVVLGTTMSVDGYINDRNGSVDALYTDFEMLQASEPMKESIRNTGAAVMGRNTFGMSPHPEWYNDNYEYQAPIFVLTHKPPSPLPRTTGDLSFTFVTDGIESAVRQAKAAAGDKDVTIIAGASVARQALLARLADELHIDVMPVLLGGGLRMFDGLAAEIRLERLAVVEVTGARTHLRYRVVR; encoded by the coding sequence ATGGGAAAGGTAGTCCTCGGGACGACGATGTCGGTCGACGGGTACATCAACGACCGCAACGGGAGCGTGGATGCTCTGTACACGGACTTCGAAATGCTGCAGGCGAGCGAGCCCATGAAGGAGTCCATCCGAAATACCGGCGCGGCGGTCATGGGCCGGAACACGTTCGGGATGTCGCCGCACCCGGAGTGGTACAACGACAACTACGAATACCAGGCGCCGATATTCGTCCTCACGCACAAGCCGCCCAGCCCGTTGCCGCGCACGACGGGGGATCTGTCGTTCACGTTCGTGACGGACGGGATCGAGAGCGCGGTCCGGCAGGCGAAGGCGGCGGCTGGGGACAAGGACGTGACGATCATCGCCGGCGCGAGCGTGGCGCGGCAGGCGCTGCTGGCACGCCTCGCGGACGAGCTGCACATCGACGTCATGCCCGTGCTACTCGGCGGCGGCCTGCGAATGTTCGATGGGCTGGCGGCGGAGATACGCCTGGAGAGGCTGGCGGTGGTTGAGGTCACGGGCGCAAGGACACACCTCAGGTACAGGGTGGTGAGGTAG
- a CDS encoding amidohydrolase family protein, producing MSTRNVAFKLIKAARLIDGTGAPPLERGAVLLEGDRVRAVGTWESVTAPDGAQVEEHVFEDKTVVSGLIDCHVHLNGFGDGRTGDQLNTLSDEVLTLQSAKNARVHLYSGVTTVRDCGAKNQTTLMLRKAVEMGVTVGPRMVLAGRPIAIIGGHLGYFGTEATGVDECRAAVRQLVKEGVDFIKITATGGSTGTSLPTRPSFNMEEIRAIVEEAHKFGKHVAAHCAASQGMVNALEGGVDTIIHAYHREADGAWKYRPEISERIARQGVFVNPTMHQGRNKLWIMDEKAAAGRLTPAQEAERQEGWRNHNIKKEHFAKMRQAGVRMVAGSDSSWSSYPMGSFQLEPDSYVDAGMTPMEAIVASTSDSARSCWIDDRLGTLKPGKLADMIVVDGDPSKDIRDLSKVREVFLAGEEVDRGNYV from the coding sequence ATGTCCACACGAAACGTCGCCTTCAAGCTCATCAAGGCCGCCCGGCTTATCGACGGTACGGGCGCGCCGCCCCTGGAGCGCGGCGCGGTGCTGCTGGAGGGCGACAGGGTGCGCGCCGTGGGGACGTGGGAGTCGGTCACCGCTCCCGATGGCGCGCAGGTGGAGGAACACGTCTTCGAGGACAAGACGGTGGTCTCCGGCCTCATCGACTGTCACGTGCACCTGAACGGCTTCGGCGACGGACGCACGGGCGACCAGCTCAACACGCTGTCCGACGAGGTGCTGACCCTGCAATCGGCAAAGAACGCGCGAGTGCACCTCTATTCCGGCGTGACGACCGTGCGCGACTGCGGCGCGAAGAACCAGACGACGCTGATGCTCCGCAAGGCGGTGGAGATGGGCGTCACCGTGGGGCCGCGCATGGTGCTGGCCGGCAGGCCCATCGCGATCATCGGCGGGCACCTGGGCTACTTTGGCACCGAGGCGACTGGGGTGGACGAATGCCGCGCCGCGGTGCGGCAGCTTGTTAAGGAGGGAGTCGACTTTATCAAGATCACGGCGACGGGCGGGAGCACGGGGACGTCGCTCCCAACGCGGCCCTCTTTCAACATGGAGGAGATCCGGGCGATTGTGGAGGAGGCGCACAAGTTCGGCAAGCATGTGGCGGCCCACTGCGCGGCGTCGCAGGGCATGGTCAACGCGCTCGAGGGCGGCGTGGATACGATCATCCACGCGTATCACCGCGAGGCGGACGGCGCCTGGAAGTACAGGCCTGAGATATCTGAGCGAATAGCACGGCAGGGCGTATTTGTGAACCCCACGATGCACCAGGGCCGCAACAAGCTCTGGATAATGGACGAGAAGGCGGCGGCGGGCCGTCTCACCCCGGCGCAGGAGGCGGAGCGGCAGGAGGGGTGGCGGAACCACAACATCAAGAAGGAGCACTTCGCGAAGATGCGCCAGGCCGGTGTGCGCATGGTGGCCGGCTCCGACTCGTCGTGGTCCAGCTACCCGATGGGGTCTTTCCAGCTCGAGCCGGACTCCTACGTGGACGCCGGGATGACGCCGATGGAGGCGATAGTCGCCTCGACGAGCGACTCCGCGCGCTCCTGCTGGATAGACGACAGGCTGGGCACGCTGAAGCCGGGCAAGCTGGCGGACATGATCGTCGTCGACGGCGACCCTTCGAAGGACATTCGCGACCTCAGCAAGGTGCGGGAGGTGTTCCTTGCCGGAGAGGAAGTGGACAGGGGCAATTACGTGTAG